Proteins encoded by one window of Monoglobus pectinilyticus:
- a CDS encoding single-stranded DNA-binding protein gives MINKVILMGRLTRDPELRYTSTNKPVCSFDVAVASGYGDSQKTDFINCIAWNKAAEFLGKYFNKGMMVIVGGRISTRTWEGKDGKKNYVTEVIANELDFGETKKARDEYNGYSRPKQQNSTPQKAADDFEVLDDLPNDLPF, from the coding sequence ATGATTAATAAAGTAATATTAATGGGTCGGTTAACCAGGGACCCGGAACTCAGATACACGAGCACAAATAAGCCAGTATGCAGTTTTGACGTGGCTGTCGCCAGCGGTTATGGCGACAGCCAAAAGACGGATTTTATAAATTGCATAGCGTGGAACAAGGCGGCTGAGTTCCTCGGTAAATATTTCAATAAAGGTATGATGGTGATTGTTGGTGGTCGAATTTCAACTCGCACATGGGAAGGGAAAGACGGCAAAAAGAATTATGTTACTGAGGTTATAGCGAATGAACTAGACTTTGGTGAAACAAAAAAGGCGAGAGATGAATATAACGGTTACAGTCGCCCTAAACAACAAAATTCAACACCTCAAAAGGCGGCTGATGATTTTGAGGTGCTTGACGACTTACCTAATGACTTGCCATTTTAA